One window of the Daphnia pulex isolate KAP4 chromosome 8, ASM2113471v1 genome contains the following:
- the LOC124200835 gene encoding tubulin alpha-8 chain-like translates to MREVISIHVGQAGVQMGNSCWELYCLEHGIRPDGILSESRPPQASGGSNSPSTFGTFFSETASNKQVPRALFVDLEPSVVDTVRTGTYRQLFHPDQLITGKEDAANNYARGHYTVGREIADVVSDRIRRLVENCVGLQGFLVFHSFGGGSGSGFTSLLMERLSVDYGKKSKLQFCVYPAPQVSTAVVEPYNSILTTHTTLEHSDCAFMVDNEAIYDICRRNLSIERPTYTNLNRLIGQIVSSITASLRFEGALNVDLTEFQTNLVPYPRIHFPLVTYAPMLSAEKAYHEQLSVAEITSACFEPNNQMVKCDPRKGKYMAVCLLYRGDVVPKDVNGAIASMKSKRTIQFVDWCPTGFKVGINYQAPTIVPGGDLAAMQRSVCMISNTTAIVEAWGRLNHKFDLLYTKRAFVHWYVGEGMEEGEFSEAREDLAALEKDYEEVAMEDLSDSDGVIGDEY, encoded by the exons ATG CGCGAGGTGATTTCTATTCATGTTGGCCAAGCCGGAGTCCAGATGGGCAACTCTTGCTGGG AATTGTATTGCCTGGAACATG GAATCCGACCCGATGGCATTCTCTCTGAATCCC GTCCACCTCAAGCGAGCGGCGGAAGTAATTCACCCAGCACGTTTGGAACGTTTTTCAGTGAGACGGCCAGCAATAAACAAGTGCCGAGAGCGCTTTTCGTCGATTTGGAACCGTCCGTCGTTG ACACGGTTCGCACGGGCACCTACCGTCAGCTGTTCCATCCGGATCAATTGATAACGGGCAAGGAAGATGCAGCCAATAATTACGCTCGAGGTCATTACACGGTCGGTCGCGAGATCGCCGATGTTGTCTCGGATCGCATCCGCCGCCTGGTCGAAAATTGCGTCGGCCTCCAGGGCTTTTTGGTCTTTCACTCGTTTGGAGGCGGATCGGGATCGGGATTCACTTCGCTGCTGATGGAACGCCTGTCGGTCGATTACGGCAAAAAGAGTAAATTGCAGTTTTGCGTTTATCCCGCTCCTCAG GTATCCACGGCCGTTGTTGAACCGTACAATTCCATCTTGACTACCCACACGACGCTGGAACATTCGGATTGCGCTTTTATGGTGGATAACGAAGCTATTTACGACATTTGCCGTCGTAATTTGTCTATTGAACGACCCACTTATACCAATTTGAACCGTTTGATTGGTCAAATTGTTTCCTCCATTACGGCCTCGCTCCGTTTCGAAGGTGCTCTCAACGTCGATTTAACCGAGTTCCAG acCAATTTGGTGCCTTACCCGAGGATTCATTTTCCGTTGGTGACTTACGCCCCCATGCTGTCGGCCGAAAAGGCCTATCACGAACAATTAAGCGTCGCTGAAATCACGTCCGCTTGTTTCGAGCCCAACAACCAAATGGTCAAG TGCGACCCTCGCAAAGGGAAATACATGGCCGTTTGTCTGCTGTACCGCGGTGACGTGGTGCCCAAAGACGTCAACGGCGCCATCGCCTCGATGAAAAGCAAACGGACAATTCAATTCGTCGATTGGTGCCCCACCGGTTTCAAA GTGGGGATCAATTATCAAGCGCCGACCATCGTTCCGGGGGGCGATTTGGCCGCTATGCAACGGTCCGTCTGCATGATATCCAACACCACTGCCATTGTGGAGGCATGGGGCCGGCTCAATCACAAATTCGATTTACTTTACACCAAACGAGCCTTCGTTCACTG GTACGTGGGCGAAGGGATGGAGGAGGGCGAGTTCTCGGAAGCCCGCGAAGATTTGGCCGCTCTTGAAAAAGATTACGAAGAAGTAGCCATGGAGGACTTGTCCGACTCGGATGGCGTCAT